The following are from one region of the Salvia hispanica cultivar TCC Black 2014 chromosome 1, UniMelb_Shisp_WGS_1.0, whole genome shotgun sequence genome:
- the LOC125191058 gene encoding receptor like protein 22-like, which yields MKDLGEANQILGMRIERDKAAGKLYLSQAAYIGKVLERFNMDNSKTVSVPLGSHIKLSKKESPSTKEERAEMKKVPYASAIGSYVDADLASNYLDWRRNTTGYVFTYGGTIISWTSKLQKTVALSTTEAEYVAATEASKEMIPPTLCNLRSLQFLDLSYNNLEGALPYCLGKLGTSASIFNLNANKLSGIIPSIFPKNCSLELINLNGNKLEGTLPQTLGNCKDLLMVDIGKNKIQGAFPFWMETLPKLRVLVLKSNNFNGTMSVPSKTEQPFPKLQVLDVSYSAFVGSLPDRYFKNFRGMIDAKEYMSDDEAHLLLRFMEMKITVKGLEQLFGRLLTTFTSIDMSSNRFSGTIPPSIGNLNSLRYLNLSRNTLIGRIPSSIGGMKQLESLSSNKLDGEIPNELARLTFLAKLNLSMQSTQLSTFDNESYVGNVGLCGLPLTRKCERSNGKPSEPHVEVESDREIVWGYVFAAAGYVLSIGIFSWLLLFCPSFRYKYFEKVNDVFEKIFECFQRRKKRDRQQ from the exons ATGAAAGATCTTGGAGAGGCTAATCAAATTTTGGGCATGAGAATCGAGCGTGACAAGGCGGCAGGAAAATTGTATCTTTCGCAAGCTGCTTACATTGGTAAGGTTTTGGAAAGATTCAACATGGATAATTCAAAGACAGTAAGTGTGCCTTTGGGCAGTCACATCAAACTGTCGAAGAAGGAGTCACCGAGTACAAAGGAAGAACGTGCTGAAATGAAGAAAGTTCCTTATGCTTCAGCAATTGGCA GTTATGTGGATGCAGACTTGGCATCCAATTATCTTGATTGGAGAAGAAACACAACCGGGTATGTATTTACTTATGGTGGTACTATTATTTCATGGACTTCTAAGTTGCAAAAGACCGTTGCTTTGTCTACTACGGAGGCTGAATATGTAGCTGCGACGGAGGCAAGCAAGGAGATG ATTCCACCAACCCTTTGCAACTTGAGATCCCTCCAATTCCTCGATTTATCGTACAATAATTTGGAAGGAGCACTTCCATATTGTCTAGGAAAATTGGGCACATCTGCGTCTATCTTCAATTTGAATGCAAATAAACTTTCTGGCATCATACCATCAATATTCCCAAAGAATTGCAGTCTTGAGTTAATCAATCTAAATGGAAACAAATTGGAAGGAACACTTCCCCAAACATTGGGCAACTGCAAAGATTTGCTTATGGTGGACattggtaaaaataaaatacaaggtGCATTTCCCTTTTGGATGGAAACACTCCCCAAACTCCGCGTCCTCGTCTTAAAGTCAAATAACTTCAATGGTACGATGTCCGTGCCTTCAAAAACTGAGCAGCCTTTCCCAAAGTTGCAAGTATTGGATGTCTCATATAGTGCATTTGTTGGCTCTCTACCTGATAGATATTTCAAAAACTTTCGTGGTATGATTGATGCCAAGGAATACATGTCCGATGATGAAGCACATTTGTTACTGAGATTCATGGAGATGAAGATCACAGTGAAGGGCTTGGAACAGTTATTTGGGCGACTGCTGACTACATTTACAAGTATCGATATGTCCTCCAATAGATTCTCCGGGACCATTCCACCTTCTATAGGGAATCTTAACTCGCTTAGATACTTGAATTTGTCTCGCAATACCCTCATAGGACGTATACCATCTTCTATTGGAGGTATGAAGCAACTCGAGTCGTTGTCTTCAAACAAACTGGATGGAGAAATTCCGAATGAATTGGCAAGGTTGACATTTCTTGCGAAGTTAAACCTTTCGATGCAGTCTACTCAGCTTTCCACATTTGATAACGAATCATATGTAGGAAATGTAGGATTGTGTGGATTACCATTGACGAGAAAATGTGAAAGGAGTAATGGAAAACCATCAGAGCCTCATGTGGAAGTGGAATCGGATAGGGAGATTGTGTGGGGCTATGTGTTTGCTGCTGCTGGATATGTGTTGAGCATAGGAATCTTTTCCTGGCTGCTTTTATTCTGCCCAAGTTTCAGGTATAAATACTTTGAGAAAGTTAACGATGTTTTTGAGAAGATCTTTGAGTGTTTCCAGCGCCGGAAGAAAAGAGATAGACAGCAGTAA
- the LOC125191077 gene encoding receptor-like protein 35, with product MAEVCNQFTGAIPPEIGRLTELRYLSLSMNQMVGEIPYQIGNMKKVRFLDLGFNYFETPDWSLFPTFPFLTHLDLGINELTLEFPHFITTCLNLTFLDLSQNAFTGQIPESLFTNLVKLEYLNLTRNGFQGPLPPNITNLSKLKDLRLVSNFFSGNILDSVSLIPSLQNLELYNNSFVGIIPPSIGLLTNLRTLGLQMNRFNSSIPRELGLCNKLTYLDLSQNSLSGPLPPSFSNLGNLSELGLSANSLTGEILPRFIMSWRKLISLQIQHNEFSGELPSETGLLTNLDYLYLSNNSFSGSIPPEIGNLQNLLELDLSTNNFSGELPFSVCKLSRLRILVLSNNTLEGRLPQCFGNLSRSLTICHLNENQFSGPIPSTFLKNCSLISINLGNNKFHGRLPKSLVNCRNLRGLDIGNDSIQDEFPFWMERLRELRVLVLRSNKFGGNMSFPSRTKFPFPRLQVLDVSHNEFLGSLPQRYFNNFNAMIEPVENEYDEFLRYVEMRLSLKGQDQLITRLLETFTTIDLSSNRFSGSIPPSIGNLKILKYLNLSHNSLTGHIPSSLGNLSDLESLDLSTNKLDGKIPSELTRLTFLAKFNLSMNNLVGQIPQTKQFSTFENDSYIGNLALCGLPLTKKCKEDDGQSMQPAEEDDDEYEYEFIDGFGWRCVVIGYRSGFIVG from the exons ATGGCGGAAG TTTGCAATCAGTTTACCGGCGCCATTCCACCAGAGATTGGGCGCTTGACAGAGCTTCGATACCTGAGCCTCTCCATGAACCAGATGGTTGGAGAAATCCCATATCAGATTGGCAATATGAAGAAGGTGCGCTTCTTGGATTTGGGCTTCAATTACTTTGAAACTCCTGACTGGTCTCTATTTCCCACTTTCCCTTTCCTAACTCACCTTGATCTTGGTATCAATGAACTCACCTTGGAATTCCCACACTTCATAACCACATGTCTCAACCTTACTTTTCTTGACTTGTCTCAAAACGCCTTCACAGGCCAAATTCCTGAATCATTGTTCACCAATTTGGTCAAACTTGAATATCTTAACCTCACTAGAAATGGTTTTCAAGGCCCCCTGCCACCAAATATCACTAACCTCTCCAAGTTGAAGGATCTTCGCCTCGTCAGCAACTTTTTCTCTGGCAACATTCTTGATTCAGTAAGCCTTATTCCAAGCCTGCAAAATCTAGAGCTGTACAATAATTCATTTGTAGGAATAATCCCTCCTTCTATAGGCCTACTCACGAATCTCCGAACTCTAGGCCTTCAAATGAACAGATTCAATTCCTCCATTCCTCGAGAGCTCGGCCTATGTAACAAGCTGACCTACTTAGATTTATCCCAGAATTCACTCTCGGGGCCATTGCCGCCATCCTTTTCAAATCTGGGCAATTTATCTGAGTTGGGACTATCTGCTAATAGCCTGACTGGTGAAATATTGCCCCGTTTCATCATGAGTTGGAGAAAACTAATCTCACTACAAATTCAACACAATGAATTCAGCGGGGAACTTCCATCAGAAACAGGCTTGCTCACAAACCTAGACTATCTGTATCTCTCTAATAATTCGTTTTCAGGCAGCATCCCACCAGAGATAGGAAATCTACAAAATTTGTTGGAGCTGGACCTTTCAACCAATAACTTTTCAG GTGAGCTCCCATTCTCCGTCTGCAAGTTGTCTAGGCTTAGAATTCTTGTTCTCTCAAATAATACTTTGGAAGGAAGACTGCCACAGTGCTTTGGAAACTTGAGCAGATCTTTGACCATCTGTCATCtaaatgaaaatcaatttaGTGGCCCCATTCCATCTACCTTTCTTAAGAATTGTAGTCTTATATCCATCAATTTGGGTAATAACAAATTCCACGGACGATTACCCAAATCCTTAGTCAATTGCCGAAATCTAAGGGGTCTCGACATTGGAAATGATAGTATACAGGACGAATTTCCCTTTTGGATGGAACGCCTACGCGAGCTTCGAGTGCTAGTGCTGAGGTCAAACAAGTTTGGTGGTAACATGTCGTTTCCTTCACGAACCAAGTTTCCGTTTCCTCGGTTGCAAGTTTTAGATGTATCCCATAATGAATTTCTAGGCTCTCTACCTCAAAGatatttcaacaatttcaaTGCAATGATTGAGCCGgtagaaaatgaatatgatGAGTTTCTAAGGTACGTGGAGATGAGGCTCAGCTTGAAAGGTCAGGATCAGTTAATTACGAGACTATTGGAAACCTTCACAACAATTGATCTTTCCTCCAATAGATTCTCTGGGAGTATTCCACCCTCCATAGGAAATCTTAAGATTCTCAAATACTTGAACCTATCACACAATAGCCTCACAGGACATATACCTTCATCTCTTGGAAACTTGAGTGATCTCGAATCGTTGGATCTGTCAACAAACAAATTGGATGGTAAAATTCCAAGTGAATTGACAAGGTTGACATTTCTTGCGAAATTTAACCTTTCAATGAACAATCTTGTTGGACAAATACCACAAACAAAACAGTTTTCCACATTCGAGAATGATTCATACATTGGAAACTTGGCATTGTGTGGACTTCCattgacaaaaaaatgcaaagaggATGATGGGCAGTCGATGCAGCCTgcagaagaagatgatgatgaatatgaatatgaattcaTAGATGGATTTGGTTGGCGATGTGTTGTAATTGGATACAGAAGTGGTTTCATAGTTGGGTGA
- the LOC125191085 gene encoding receptor-like protein Cf-9 homolog — MSELDYLVLPHNKLIGEIPSSICDLRLLTLLHLADNHLEGQIPKCLGNFNSSLLALNLGQNQITALQSTFAKGCSLQSLILYGNKLEGITHSLINCQRLESIDFGDNEIRGAFPFWMEAFPQLRVLVLMSNKLNSTMLEASKTEHPFPKLQVLDISRNAFVGYLPDRYFKNCEVSIGNLNSLRYLNLSSNTLTGEIPVSLGNISILESLDLSWSRLSGKIPSDLTGNLGLCGVPLAKQCETTDGKSVFPPQEDDDDESGFIDGFGWRCVMLGYGCGFVVGIGVGYMIIRRPRWLVDFFFGAGYSNSKMKRRNRAKATIRRR; from the exons ATGTCAGAGCTGGattatttagtactccctcatAACAAACTAATTGGAGAGATTCCATCATCCATTTGCGACTTGAGATTACTGACACTCCTCCATTTAGCAGACAATCATTTGGAAGGACAGATTCCAAAGTGCTTGGGAAACTTCAATAGTTCATTGTTGGCTCTTAATTTAGGTCAAAACCAAATCACAGCCCTTCAATCCACATTTGCAAAAGGTTGCAGTCTTCAGTCCCTTATTCTGTATGGCAATAAGTTGGAAGGAATAACACATTCCCTAATCAACTGCCAACGCCTGGAAAGCATTGATTTTGGTGATAATGAAATACGAGGTGCATTTCCTTTCTGGATGGAAGCATTCCCTCAACTTCGCGTCCTCGTCTTGATGTCTAACAAGTTGAATAGTACTATGTTGGAGGCTTCAAAGACCGAGCATCCGTTTCCAAAGTTGCAAGTCTTGGATATATCAAGAAATGCATTTGTTGGCTATTTACCTGATAGATATTTCAAGAATTGTGAAG TTTCCATCGGCAATCTTAATTCTCTTAGATACTTGAATTTGTCCAGTAATACTCTCACGGGAGAGATTCCTGTGTCTCTTGGGAATATAAGTATTCTTGAGTCATTGGATTTGTCATGGAGCAGATTGAGTGGAAAAATTCCAAGTGATCTGACAG GAAACTTGGGATTGTGTGGAGTTCCATTGGCAAAGCAATGTGAAACAACTGATGGAAAATCAGTGTTTCCTCCacaagaagatgatgatgatgagtcAGGATTTATAGATGGATTTGGTTGGCGATGTGTCATGTTAGGGTATGGATGTGGATTTGTGGTTGGAATTGGAGTTGGTTACATGATTATAAGAAGGCCAAGATGGTTAGTGGACTTCTTTTTTGGGGCTGGATATAGTAATAGTAAGATGAAGAGAAGAAATAGAGCAAAAGCAACAATAAGGAGAAGGTGA
- the LOC125191069 gene encoding receptor like protein 26-like codes for MKIFHLNANKFSGLLPSTFSNDCRLVSINLGTNKLEGRLPRSLNNCQYLKGLDIGNNRIQDEFPFWMEGLPELRVLVLRSNKFGGNMSRPSSNKILFPMLQVLDVSNNELVGSLPQTYFKNFKAMTEAIGIDYDSFLANLEMKLTLKGQDQLLNRLLETFTSIDLSSNRFSGIIPTSTEKLKILKYLNLSHKDIYLHLLVT; via the coding sequence ATGAAGATCTTTCATTTAAACGCGAATAAGTTTAGCGGTCTACTTCCATCAACATTTAGCAATGATTGTCGGCTCGTGTCCATCAATTTGGGAACCAACAAATTGGAAGGACGATTACCTAGATCCTTAAACAACTGCCAATATCTAAAGGGCCTTGACATTGGAAATAATAGAATACAAGAtgaatttccattttggatgGAAGGTCTTCCCGAGCTTCGAGTTCTAGTGTTGAGGTCTAACAAGTTTGGTGGTAACATGTCACGTCCTTCATCAAACAAGATTCTATTTCCTATGTTGCAAGTTTTAGATGTATCCAATAATGAACTTGTGGGCTCTCTGCCTCAAACATATTTCAAGAATTTCAAAGCAATGACAGAGGCAATAGGAATAGATTATGACAGCTTTCTAGCAAATCTGGAGATGAAGCTTACCTTGAAAGGTCAGGATCAATTATTGAATAGACTATTGGAAACCTTTACGTCAATAGATCTGTCATCCAATAGATTCTCTGGAATTATTCCAACTTCCACAGAGAAACTTAAGATTCTCAAATACTTGAACTTGTCCCACAAGGACATATACCTTCATCTCTTGGTAACATGA